From the Paenibacillus sp. R14(2021) genome, the window CTAAAAATAGACTGCCGCCGTGCAGGATTGCCGCGGCGGCAGCTGGTTATCAAACTGGATTCGCATCGGCATAGCCGGTTTTGTTCATTTGGCTGCGGGTCGTTGTAAGTATCCGTTATGCCTTCCAAACTAATATAATGATAATATATCTATTTTATATATTCAATATATATTTATTGTATTTTTCTTTTTCATTTCTGGGAATAAAAAAAGGCCTTCCGCTTAAGCGGAAAGCCCATGCTTCATGCTGTTTATGACGTTAAGGCGTTTCAGCGAGGCGGGGAGGCCCCGAGGTTTGGCGCGCGGCGAGCTCCGGCTCGATGAGCGTTTTGGTGTAACCGCCGCTCTGTCCGCCTCCGCGCTCGATGACCTGCAGCAGCATTTCGGCTGCGCGGGAGCCCATATCCTGCTCGAACTGCTTAATGGACGTGAAGATGCTGAATTCATCGACGATCGACGTCGGATCATCGAAGCTGACGATGGACAAGTCACCCGGCACGTCTAGTCCGGCCTGTCGTGCCATCTGATAGATTTGCACGCCGAGGCGGCCGTTCAGCGTAATGTACGCCGTGGCCATTCGGTTGCGGATATACCTGTAGAGCGGATGACTCTCCGCGTCCTTCAGGCTGTCCACCCTGAAATCCGTAATAATATGAGCCGGATTGATCAAGGCGCCTTTGTTTTTGAGGGCGTTCATGTAGCCCTCGATCCGTTCCTGCACCGTGACGGTTTGCAGCGGCGAGTCGGAGCAGATCGCGATTTCCCGGTGCCCAAGCTCCCAGAGATGATCCACCGCCAAGGCCGCGCCCATTCTGCCGTCAGCGGCAATGAAGTTGGTCTCCACGCCGGGCAGGTAACGGTCAATCAGCACGAAAGGAAAGCCGGCGAATTTCATCGTGAGGATCTTCTCGTTGTACTGTTCTTCGTCGACGGGGAAGATCAGCATGCCTTCGACGCCGATCTCCTTCAGGGTTTTGATTGCTTCCTTCTCCAGCTGGAGAAGCCCGCCGGAGAGCAGGATGACACTGCGGTAGCCTCTTGCCTCCAGCGTCAATCGGATGCCTTCGACCAGGCGGATGGCAAAGTAATCATAGATCGTAGGCATAATTAGGCCGATCAGGCCCGACCGTCGAACCGGCTCGCTAAACAAGGCGGCCGAGGCTTCGTTGCCGGTCGGCATTGGCTGCGGATCGGGACCAATCTCCTGTGTTCGTTCGCTGACGAAGCTGCCGCGGCCCGGCACGCGTGTGATGATTTTCTCATTGGCAAGGCCGGTCAGCGCGTTGACGACGGTAATCTTACTCACGTTAAACTGCTCCATGAGCTCCTTCTCCGTTGGAATGCGTTCGCCTTCCTTGAGTTCTTCAGCGTCGATTAATTCTCGGATGTAATCCTGGATCTTCTGATAGAGCGGAATCCGGTCTGCTGTGTTCATCATAATCACCAATTTTCGGTCTCGTATTTGTATATATATATTATATTCGTTAATCGCTGCTATGCAATCGAATATTC encodes:
- a CDS encoding substrate-binding domain-containing protein produces the protein MNTADRIPLYQKIQDYIRELIDAEELKEGERIPTEKELMEQFNVSKITVVNALTGLANEKIITRVPGRGSFVSERTQEIGPDPQPMPTGNEASAALFSEPVRRSGLIGLIMPTIYDYFAIRLVEGIRLTLEARGYRSVILLSGGLLQLEKEAIKTLKEIGVEGMLIFPVDEEQYNEKILTMKFAGFPFVLIDRYLPGVETNFIAADGRMGAALAVDHLWELGHREIAICSDSPLQTVTVQERIEGYMNALKNKGALINPAHIITDFRVDSLKDAESHPLYRYIRNRMATAYITLNGRLGVQIYQMARQAGLDVPGDLSIVSFDDPTSIVDEFSIFTSIKQFEQDMGSRAAEMLLQVIERGGGQSGGYTKTLIEPELAARQTSGPPRLAETP